Below is a genomic region from Acinetobacter tibetensis.
TGCGGTATATGGTGGTTCATCCTTAAGTTTTGCAGGTGTGACACTCCCCTTAAATAATGCCCCTGCATTTACCAAATTTTGGGCGAATATTATTCCATATACCCCTTATGCCAAGCTACAGACTGAACAATGGGTCATTGGTAGTCCTGTACAACTTTCATTCATCCCTTTAGCAATTCTGAGTTTTTATTGTCTCTTCTATTCGATAACTTCTTTCCTGTTATTAAAAAAGCGTAGTGTAGAGGTGCAGGAATGAAACAAAAATTGAAGTCATTTCTTTTTTACTTTGTAAAAACATTCAAAGATATTGCAAAGAATAGCTCCATTCTCACGACGATGGTGCTTTCTATCTTCTTTTATAGTTTTTTCTACCCAACAGCCTACAAAGCACAACATGCTCAAGCCTTACCTATCATTATTGTGGACGAAGAACAAAGTACATTAACCGCTAGTATCATTAATGCAGCGAGCAACAGCCCAAATATTCAGGTTCGTGCTGTGACAGGAAATTTTGCTGAAGCGGAAACTTGGGTAAAGCAACAACGTGCCGATGGCATTTTACTATTACCTGATAATTTATCTAATAGTATTCATCGGGGTGAAGTTGGTGGGGTTGGATTATATTTAAGTGCTGCTTATTTTTTAAGAACTAAACAAATTGGTTTGGGATTGGCTACAGCCATTGAAAACACCTTAGCAGAACGCGCAGAAAAGTTTGGACAGATTTCACATTTTTCTCCCGTCCTTTCAATTCACCAAATTCCATTATTTAATACACTTTCAGGCTATGGCAGTTATATTTTTCCAGCGATTGCCCCGTTAATTATTCATCAAACCATTGTATTGGGCTTATGTATGCTGGTTGCAGGTTATCGCAACTTAAATTGGCGGAGCAAAACAACTGAGTTTTGGGGGTTATTTGCTGCTGCGCTATGCATAGGTTGTTTGGGCTGCTTTTATTTATTTGGTTTTACCTTCTGGCTCTATGACTATCCACGTGGCGGAAATTTTTGGGGTATGCTGATTGCTGTCCCAATTTTTATAAGCAGTGTGATTGGGTTGAGTCTTGTCTTGGCTTCTTATCTTGATATTCCCGAACGTGCAGGCCATGTTATTGTCTTCACCTCTATACCCCTATTTTTACTTTCGGGTACAGCATGGCCACATGCCGCTATGCCGCTATGGATGCAATACTTGGGTTCAGCCTTACCATCCACTCAAGCCATTCAAATGTTTATTCAATTGAATCAGATGGGTGTACCTACGCAAATGGTTATACCTAAGCTCATTTATCTGAGCGTTTTTGCGGGTGTCTGTTTAAGCTGGGCATATTATCGTTTATGTAACACACGCAACTAGTCACTTATTCATCATTTTTATTCTACAAACTAATGATGAATTTAAATACAATCGTATTATTAAATAAAACAGTCCAAACAATCACCAATCAACAATAATAAATTAAAAAAAGATCGCTCATTCTTCACAATAACTTCACAATAGCCACCTTCCATCTGCCAGCATTCTTCTTTTTTCATGCCACCGCATCTTGATGCAGCATAAGAGTTCTTGCAGATATTTTTTTGCCCCTAATTTTTTTTCTGAGCTAAGTATGAAAAAAATTAAGATAAGCCTTGCATGGCAAATTGTAATTGCACTCATTTTAGGTATACTTTTAGGCTCTTTTCTGCACTATTCTCCTGAATATCGTGATGCCTTTGTAACTAATTTATTGAGCCCACTCGGTTCAATATTTATTAGCCTCATCAAAATGATTGTAATCCCACTTGTGGTTTCAATGCTTATTCTAGGCATTGCAAATACAAGTCATGGGACCAATGTCGGTCGACTTGGTTTCAGAACTATTCTATATTTTGAAATCATTACAACCATTGCCATTATTGTTGGCTTGGTTGCTGCAAATGTATTCCAGCCAGGTGCTGGTATTGATATGTCGACGCTAACTCAAGTCGATATTTCTAAATATCAAGAAACCAGTCATGAAGTTAGCCAACATTCTCATGGTTTAGTACAAACCATTTTGTCGCTAATTCCACCGAACTTCTTTGCTGCATTAACTAGCGGTCAAATGCTACCGATTATTTTCTTCTCGGTATTGTTTGGTATTGGTTTAGGTTCTTTATCTAAAGAAACGAAACAACCGCTGATTCAGGTATTGCATGGTGTTTCTGAGACAATGTTCAAAGTTACACACATGATCATGAAGTTTGCGCCTTTAGGTGTATTCGGCTTAATCGCTGCGACCGTTGCAAACTTTGGTTTTAGCTCGTTACTTCCATTGGTAAAACTTGCAGTATTGGTTTATGCCGCTATTTTCTTCTTCACTTTTATTGTACTAGGGTTGGTTGCCAAAATTTGCGGATTCAGCATTTGGACCATCATCAAAATCTTAAAAGATGAATTGATTTTAGCTTACTCAACTGCCAGTTCAGAAACCGTACTTCCACGTATTATGGAAAAAATGGAAGCTTATGGCGCGCCAAAAACAATTACCAGTTTTGTTATTCCAATTGGCTATTCATTCAATTTGGATGGTTCAACACTGTATCAAAGTATTGCCGCGATTTTCATTGCTCAGCTCTATGGCATTGACTTAAGCTTGGGTCAGCAAATTATTTTAGTACTTACTTTAATGATTACCTCTAAAGGCATTGCAGGTGTACCTGGTGTTTCTTTCGTAGTGCTATTGGCGACTTTAGGCAGTGTTGGGATTCCACTTGAAGGTCTGGCATTTATTGCGGGTATTGACCGTATTTTAGATATGGCGCGTACTGCATTGAATGTCGTTGGTAATGCATTAGCTGTTCTTGTCATCAGTAAATGGGAAGGCCAATTCGATACGGAAAAGCAAAAGAACTACAATATACAACTGAATGATACTTTGTAATTTAAATTGCATATAAAAAAGGACGCTACGGCGTCCTTTTTTATTTACTACTGCTGTTGATTATTTAATTTTCTCGCCAAATACTGACACGCTCATGTCTCGAATTTTACTACTGCCATTGGGTTTATCAAAACTCACGTCATACTGTACTAAGTTTTTATCATAGGCATATTCATAGGTCACGGTATATTTACTTGGCTGATTGCTTTCATTCTGCAATTTCTTTGACACGATTTTCTTGGTTTTATAATTCTCTTGAGGCAAGCCGCGTGCAAATTTTTGCATGTTTTTCTGATCACCTTGATAACGTGCTTGCAACTCAGATTCAAAATGCGTCATCAATTGGTCAAAATTCTGCGCACGTAAATCATCATACGCCTCTTGTGCAGCCTGTACTTGCTGTGGACTAGGATCTGGAATATTGGCCTGCTGTCCCAGTTTATCGCATCCACTGAACACCAATACCGATGCTAAAATCGCATATTTCATCTTCATCATCGTTCTGTTCCCATTATTTATGCAACAAATCATATAGAAAAAGGACGCCTAAGCGTCCTTTTTCTTTAGATCATGACTTATTCTTCTTCAGATTCATTCAAATCTGATTCATTTTCAGTTTCATCTACAATCATTTCTTCATCAACTAAATTTTCATTAGCCAATACTGATTCTATAGTTTCGATTTCATCTTCTTCTACAGCATCAATCGCTTCTACACCCACCAATGTTTCATCTTCACCTAAACGAATCAAACGAACACCTTGTGCATTACGGCCTGTTTGTGCAACTTCTGAAGCGCGAGTACGCACTAAGGTACCCCCATCTGAAATCAGCATCAATTCTTTGGTTTCATCAATAGAAACTGCACCGACCAATTCGCCATTACGCGCTGAGGTCTTAATGGCAATCACCCCTTTCCCACCGCGTTTTTTGGTT
It encodes:
- a CDS encoding ABC transporter permease gives rise to the protein MKSFLFYFVKTFKDIAKNSSILTTMVLSIFFYSFFYPTAYKAQHAQALPIIIVDEEQSTLTASIINAASNSPNIQVRAVTGNFAEAETWVKQQRADGILLLPDNLSNSIHRGEVGGVGLYLSAAYFLRTKQIGLGLATAIENTLAERAEKFGQISHFSPVLSIHQIPLFNTLSGYGSYIFPAIAPLIIHQTIVLGLCMLVAGYRNLNWRSKTTEFWGLFAAALCIGCLGCFYLFGFTFWLYDYPRGGNFWGMLIAVPIFISSVIGLSLVLASYLDIPERAGHVIVFTSIPLFLLSGTAWPHAAMPLWMQYLGSALPSTQAIQMFIQLNQMGVPTQMVIPKLIYLSVFAGVCLSWAYYRLCNTRN
- a CDS encoding DUF3887 domain-containing protein translates to MMKMKYAILASVLVFSGCDKLGQQANIPDPSPQQVQAAQEAYDDLRAQNFDQLMTHFESELQARYQGDQKNMQKFARGLPQENYKTKKIVSKKLQNESNQPSKYTVTYEYAYDKNLVQYDVSFDKPNGSSKIRDMSVSVFGEKIK
- the gltP gene encoding glutamate/aspartate:proton symporter GltP, with protein sequence MKKIKISLAWQIVIALILGILLGSFLHYSPEYRDAFVTNLLSPLGSIFISLIKMIVIPLVVSMLILGIANTSHGTNVGRLGFRTILYFEIITTIAIIVGLVAANVFQPGAGIDMSTLTQVDISKYQETSHEVSQHSHGLVQTILSLIPPNFFAALTSGQMLPIIFFSVLFGIGLGSLSKETKQPLIQVLHGVSETMFKVTHMIMKFAPLGVFGLIAATVANFGFSSLLPLVKLAVLVYAAIFFFTFIVLGLVAKICGFSIWTIIKILKDELILAYSTASSETVLPRIMEKMEAYGAPKTITSFVIPIGYSFNLDGSTLYQSIAAIFIAQLYGIDLSLGQQIILVLTLMITSKGIAGVPGVSFVVLLATLGSVGIPLEGLAFIAGIDRILDMARTALNVVGNALAVLVISKWEGQFDTEKQKNYNIQLNDTL